A stretch of Halostagnicola kamekurae DNA encodes these proteins:
- the fen gene encoding flap endonuclease-1 produces the protein MGNAALRDIAVIDDIPFTDIEGVVAVDAHNWLYRYLTTTVKWTSSEKYTTTDGVEVANLLGIVQGVPKFFENDIVPVMVFDGGPSELKSDEIESRRDQRQTYEEQLEVAREEGDQVAIAQLESRTQRLTETIQKTSRELFDLLDVPVVEAPAEGEAQAAHMVRRGDADYVGSEDYDALLFGAPLTLRQLTSKGDPELMDLQATLDHHELTLEQLIDVAILIGTDFNEGVDGIGPKTALDAIGDHGDLWGVLEARGESIEYGDRVRQLFRDPNVTDDYEFETTLEPDLEAARAYVVDEWGVDGGEVERGFERIEESAVQSGLDRWM, from the coding sequence ATGGGAAACGCAGCGCTTCGGGACATCGCCGTCATCGACGACATTCCGTTCACCGATATCGAGGGCGTCGTCGCGGTCGACGCCCACAACTGGCTGTACCGGTATCTGACGACGACGGTCAAGTGGACCTCGAGCGAGAAGTACACGACGACCGACGGTGTCGAGGTCGCGAACCTGCTCGGGATCGTCCAGGGCGTGCCGAAGTTCTTCGAGAACGACATCGTCCCGGTGATGGTCTTCGACGGCGGCCCCTCGGAGCTCAAATCCGACGAGATCGAATCGCGGCGGGATCAGCGCCAGACCTACGAGGAGCAACTCGAGGTCGCCCGCGAGGAGGGCGATCAGGTCGCGATCGCCCAACTCGAGTCGCGAACGCAGCGGCTCACCGAGACGATCCAGAAGACGAGTCGCGAACTCTTCGACCTGCTCGACGTTCCCGTCGTCGAAGCGCCGGCCGAAGGCGAAGCGCAGGCGGCCCACATGGTTCGCCGCGGCGACGCCGACTACGTGGGCTCCGAGGACTACGACGCGCTGTTGTTCGGCGCGCCGCTGACGCTTCGGCAACTGACCAGCAAGGGCGACCCGGAGCTGATGGATCTCCAGGCGACGCTCGACCATCACGAACTGACTCTCGAGCAGTTAATCGACGTCGCGATTCTCATCGGGACCGACTTCAACGAGGGCGTCGACGGGATCGGCCCGAAGACGGCTCTCGACGCGATCGGCGACCACGGCGACCTGTGGGGCGTCCTCGAAGCGCGCGGAGAGAGTATCGAGTACGGCGACCGGGTCCGCCAGCTGTTTCGCGACCCGAACGTCACCGACGACTACGAGTTCGAAACGACTCTCGAGCCGGACCTCGAGGCCGCTCGAGCGTACGTCGTCGAC